The Bacillota bacterium genome includes the window CATTTCCATGGGCTCACCGGGACACCCTCCTCCCGCACCTCAAAATGCACATGAGGTCCGGTTGCAAGGCCCGTTGCTCCAACCCTCGCTATCAGCTGCCCTTTTTTCACCCAATCTCCATTAGATGCAAGTAGCACTGAATTATGCCCATATAGAGTTGAGAGCCCCCCACCATGATCAATGATCACGGTGTTACCATAGCCGCTTATCCACCCGCTGTAGATCACTGTGCCATCTGCCGCGGCCACTACGGGAGAACCCTGGGGAGCCGCTATGTCGATCCCTGAATGAAAGCGGGCCTGGTGGAGAATTGGATGCATTCTATTGCCGAAATCTGATGAAATCCTCCCTCTCACAGGCATGACAAACGCACCGGACCATTTTATCTCTACCTTACCTGACCTGGCGCGCTGATCCTGCAATTCTTTTATGACCCTGGCAAGCTGGTTGGACATAGCCTCAAGTTCATCAAGGGCCTGCTCATAATTCTTTCTCTCTCCCTGAATTCGCGCCAACACCCTGGCGCGCTCCCTGCGCTGATTTTCAAGGGTCTTATGTTCCTGAGCGATCCTTGCCTCTATCTTTTGCAGGTTCTTTCGCTTTTCCACAAGGGCAGACCTGCGTTGGTCTATCTCGGCCATCTGCACCTTGATAGACTCTGCCTCGGCGCGCACTTCACCATATATCTTCGCATCATATTCAAGACAGCGGGAGATCATATCAACACGGGTTATCAGATCAGTGAAACTGCGAGTTCCTATCAAGAGCTCCAGATAGTTCAAGGGGCCATTCATATATAATGCCCGGAGCCTGCTGCTAAATATGGACAGCCTCTTGGATAGGGCGCGTTTCTTGGATGCAAGGTCCGCCTCCGCCAATTTGAGCTGCCTCTCCGCGGCAAAGATATCCTTGCTGACAGCGTCCAGCTGCAGGTCGAGCTTTCTCAGGCTAGCCTCTGACTTGTCCAACTCCTTCTCTATTCTATCAAGCTCAGCCAGCACTCCTCTTTCTTGGTTTCTTATCTTCAGGACGAGATTTTTGGTGGCGGCAATCTTAGAGTTAACGGATTTTAATTCGCTCTGTTTCTTTGAAAGGTCATCAGCTCCAAGAGCGTTTGAAGATAAGAGGAGAACCAGTAATAGGAATATGAAGACAGGCAGAATAGACCCAAATAATGGGGTCGATTGAAAAGCCGTATCCTGAGACCTTTTCGCTGCAAACCGTATCTTTTTGGTGAACACCTTTTTCCTCCGAATCTTTATGCCTTAAGATATCTTCTTGTAAAGCCCCAGCTGGCCACCGCGCCCATCAACGCCCCTATCCCCACGAGCCCCAGGCAGGTCAATCCGATGATCAGGCGATCTGTAACGACCGGGATGAAGGGCGCTCCAGAATTAAGGTATCTAAGACATGCCTGGTAACCTGCATATAATACAAGACAGGATATGGCAGCGCCTGACATTCCGATAATTATCCCCTCCAAGATGAAAGGCCATCTGATAAACCAATCGGTTGCTCCAATCAGACGAGCTATTTCTATCTCGCGGCGACGAGAGAAAATGCTCAATCTGACTGCATTTCCTATGATAAATACCAGGAGTGATGTCATAATGGCAAAGAATGCGACTGCTATGACACCGATGAATCTGGTAGCAGCAAAAAGTGCCTCTGCGAATCCCTTGCCGTAGTTTACTGACTCCACTCCGGCAAATGCTTCAATGGTCCCTGCCAGGGAAGCTGCCTTTCTCGGATCCTTAAGTTTAATATCGATGGCATCAGGAAGGGGATTCTCTTCTAGCACATCAAACAAAAACTGTTTATCTTTCAATTGCGCCTTGAGGGCCTTTAGACCTTCATCTTTTGAGATGAAATCCAATGACTTCACCTCCGGCAAGGCCTCTAATTTAGACTGAAGATTCTTGATCTGAGATGGGCTGAGTCCATTTTTCAGGAAGACCCTTATCTCAACACGCGACACCAGAGATCGGGAAAGATAATCCAGATTCACAAAGACCAGAGCCAGTGAACCGAGGATAAAGAAAGAAGCGACTATTGTACTGAGTGACATAAGACTGATGCCGCGCCGGGCGCCCTTTAAAGCCTCAGATATGTAATAACCAAAAGTGTGGAATCTCATCCTTTATAGGCGCCCCCATCCT containing:
- a CDS encoding peptidoglycan DD-metalloendopeptidase family protein, with translation MFTKKIRFAAKRSQDTAFQSTPLFGSILPVFIFLLLVLLLSSNALGADDLSKKQSELKSVNSKIAATKNLVLKIRNQERGVLAELDRIEKELDKSEASLRKLDLQLDAVSKDIFAAERQLKLAEADLASKKRALSKRLSIFSSRLRALYMNGPLNYLELLIGTRSFTDLITRVDMISRCLEYDAKIYGEVRAEAESIKVQMAEIDQRRSALVEKRKNLQKIEARIAQEHKTLENQRRERARVLARIQGERKNYEQALDELEAMSNQLARVIKELQDQRARSGKVEIKWSGAFVMPVRGRISSDFGNRMHPILHQARFHSGIDIAAPQGSPVVAAADGTVIYSGWISGYGNTVIIDHGGGLSTLYGHNSVLLASNGDWVKKGQLIARVGATGLATGPHVHFEVREEGVPVSPWKWLR
- a CDS encoding ABC transporter permease, producing MRFHTFGYYISEALKGARRGISLMSLSTIVASFFILGSLALVFVNLDYLSRSLVSRVEIRVFLKNGLSPSQIKNLQSKLEALPEVKSLDFISKDEGLKALKAQLKDKQFLFDVLEENPLPDAIDIKLKDPRKAASLAGTIEAFAGVESVNYGKGFAEALFAATRFIGVIAVAFFAIMTSLLVFIIGNAVRLSIFSRRREIEIARLIGATDWFIRWPFILEGIIIGMSGAAISCLVLYAGYQACLRYLNSGAPFIPVVTDRLIIGLTCLGLVGIGALMGAVASWGFTRRYLKA